Genomic DNA from Azospirillum brasilense:
CCGGCGACCATCGCCGCCGCCGCGCCGATCAGCGTGTAGGTGGTGCCGCGCCCCAGATGGTAGGGCAGCACCGCCGCACCGGCCAGTCGGTGGAACTCGCTCATCCGCGAAGCCGGGACCTGCTCCAGCCGGGCGGTGACCTGGGCCAGGACGAAGGGGCCGCACATGCCCGCGCAGTGGGTCGATCCCCCGACCAGCCCGGCGGTCAGCAGCGCCACCAGCAGCCCGCCGTCGCGGTCGATGACGACGGCGCACTGGTTGAGGCCGGCTTCGAGAAGCGTCAGGGCCGAGTGGGTGTCCAAGGCGGACCTCCGGTTGGAAGACCGCCCGTGTATAGGGGAAGCCCGCCGCGAAGGCCATGACCTGAGTCAACGGGCGCCGGCCCGCGCCGGGTCGGCCTTCGGGATCAGGTCTCGGAACCGGACTGCGCCACCTCATGCACCTCGACCGGCTGGGAGGCGTGGCGGTTCATGATCTCCAGCGCCTGCCGCTCGCGCCCGGCGTCGGCCAGATTGACCCACAGCAGGATGCCGCCCTTGTCGAGGTGCTGCAGCATCGGCTCGTTGCGCTTGTCGGTCAGCCAGTTCGACATGACCGAGCCCATGGCGCCGCCGCCCACCCCCGCCGCGGCCGCCGCGGCCGCCGCGGCCAGGGCCGTGCCGCCGGTCGCCAGGACGGCGCCGGTCGCCAGGATCGCCCCGACATAGGCCGGGAACCCCACCGCCACGCCCTTCACGCTGCCGACATCCTCCGGCGAGACGTAGGACTGGCGCGGCGCGTCGGGGTCGTGGGCGATGTCCTCCGCCCGCTCCGGCACATGGCCGAGATGGTCGCGGATGGTCTGGTCGTTGGCGAGCACGCTCAGCTCATGGCGCTGGAAGCCGGCCAGGGTCAGCTCATCGACGGCCTTCTGCAGGGCGTCGCGGCTGGCGAAGATGCCCACGGCCTCGCGCACGGCGCCGCGCAGATGGCCGCCGGAGCGGTTCGCGTTCACATCGTTCTCGAAGGTCATGGCGGTCTTCCCCTGTTGCGCTTCCCGGTCGCTGTTCAACCATGGGCGCGAAGCGGAGGTTCCCGCCGGGACATCGGGCGGCGTCAGGGCGTTCCCGCGGCGGCGGGCGGGGTCACCGTGCCCCGCGGCTCCGGCATGGTGCCGAGGAACCACCACAGGCCCAGCGCGATCAGCGCGGCCTTCACCGCCAGGAACAGGGCGGCGTGGCAGGCGAGCGGGTTGCGGGCGAGCGGGTTGCGGACCATGGGCGGCTCCATTGCAGCGGGTCGCCGTCGCCAAACCGGGCCAAACTGGATAGTATCCCCGGCCGAAAGACGGATCACACACGGATCGCACAAAAGGACGCGCCATGAAACGGTTGCTGATGCTCAGCCTGCTGGCCCTCGGCCTGACCGCCCCCGTCGCCGCGCCGGCCCTGGCCCAGATCAACCTCCTGGAAGGCCCCTCCATGGTCAAGGCGGTGACGTCCAACGACGCCAGCGCGCTGCGGCTGCTGCTGCTGAAGGGGGAGAACCCGAATCAGGTCGACGCCAGCGGACGGCCCGTCCTGCTGGTGGCCATCGGCAACGGCCATCCGGAGCTGGTGCGGCTGC
This window encodes:
- a CDS encoding general stress protein, giving the protein MTFENDVNANRSGGHLRGAVREAVGIFASRDALQKAVDELTLAGFQRHELSVLANDQTIRDHLGHVPERAEDIAHDPDAPRQSYVSPEDVGSVKGVAVGFPAYVGAILATGAVLATGGTALAAAAAAAAAGVGGGAMGSVMSNWLTDKRNEPMLQHLDKGGILLWVNLADAGRERQALEIMNRHASQPVEVHEVAQSGSET